The genomic segment aggagaggaagaggagaagagaaggaggggaagaggagaagaagacgaggaagaggggagaagaagagggagtGGGGGGctagaaggggagaggagagaggaggaaaggagaattaggagagaaagaggagagaaagaggagaaaaagaggaggAAAAAGGAGAGCAGAGGCAGGGTACGCAGGCAGTGAGATCATAAAAGGGAGGTgaaaaggagagaaggagagggtgaagTGGAGGGGTAGCCCACTACTGCAACGCAACAGTCTTAAATGGCTTCCTTTCCTAGTCTCCTTTCACGTTGAAGGTTTGCCAATTTATTGACACACACCCATGGAGGAGGGAGGTGTTGAGTTGGCGGTGTACTGTATGCAGCAGGAGAGTCTGCAGAGGAAGCAGTTCACCGGAGTATATCCATAATAGACTGCAGCCCCCATTCCAGAAGGTCGAAATAATTAGCTCCACACCTAACCATTGTCTTCTTGATTTGGGAGACACACTGCCATCAATGTGTCATAGTCTTTCTGTACATGCAGTACTATTCAATCAACTGTATGACAAATACAGCATACATCTGGTTCATATTGAGGGGCTACAAGACCAAACATATACCTTGGAAAACATGGCATGTTATTGTATGTATCTGTCATGCTGGGTTGTGTCCCATTGTTTTTCCCATTACCATGGAGGACCACTTCCTAGCTGGATTTGTCAGAAAGagaatgcagacacacacatgttCAGAAGACAAGAACAAACCTGCAAGGGACTTCTGCCTTCCTGAGAACAGAGTTGATGGAGGGATGACATGGAAAAGAAGCggatgacaggagagagagagagcgggacaaaaaggagagaaagaggggatgaATGGATGAGGGTGATGCGGTGTTGACATGAAGATGAATCAGAAGAGGAAAGTGAatgagaggcagacagagatggAGCAGGCGGTGCTGTTAATTACACACAGGTCTGGAATCAGTATTAGTGACAGGTGGTTAGATACACAACAGTACATCCACACAGGAACCACAGACCAGGGAACAGCCAGCATTTCTTTCTAAACCAGCTCGCTGCTAAAAGGAGTAAAACCTGCGGCATCCTCTGGTGAGAGATTGTTTGATACAAATGAGTGCATGTGTCACGGTGATCTTTTCTTGCGTGTGTATATGTCGGTGTGCATCTATATATCGGTCTGtcgtttatctgtgtgtgtgtgtgtgtgtgtgtggtggtgcgTACCTGTCCCCTGACAGGTAGGGGGAGCTGTAGGGCCGTAGCCCGGACAGCAGGGTGTTGTGGGAGTTGTGAAGGACATTCTTGGCGCTACGCCGTCGCTGAAGGTGACTGAACAGTAGTGTCAGTTCTCTGACCCCATGTgcacaaaaaaacaaagaaagcaagaaaggacaacaaaaaataaaaaatacataaaaaggaTGTCAAATTAAGGGTCAAAACATAAAAAAGACGGGGATAATTCAtatgtaatttaacaaaatgaaGTATGACAAATATTGATGGCACCATCAACACACTTTGCTTGTTACTGGACACAGAGCTAAGAGGCAAAAAAAGGTATATGTAAGTCATAAAAGTCCCCGTCTTTTAAAACAAACTAAATTAGTCAAATTAATATGTAAGAACTTAAATAAAATAAGAGAATACAATCTTAAGAAATAAACAGATAAACAATGGTGGTAGTCACATTTTGGAGGCCTGAAGAAAGCTGAAATAACTTAAAAAGGGAGAATGAAAATGAATGAAAGTGCACCCCACCGTTTTAGATCAGGAAGATAGAATGCCCACGGTCACTACTGGTAAAAGCAACTCAATTGCTGGGATATTGATCATTTTTGTATTGTTGtgtatgttcatgtgtgtgtCGTGTTAATTATATGTAGGTATAATTCATCTGTAGagcctctcctcatctccctacAATGCTCTCTCAATGTTCAACCGGTTAGCAGTGTCAGCTGGCTTTCAAAACCACATTCTTTTAGGATAGGTGAGACACACCTGCTACTACAAGTCACACCTAAGTCAAATCTACCTGTACAAACATTTTGTCCTTTTAATTTCATGTACAGTGGGGATGGTTAAATTCATGGGTCGACCAGCACCAACACACAACAACGGCATTattggagaggagaagggagtacCTACCTGAAGGATGGAAGCATGCTGTCATAGAAGTACCATGTGGCTGTCAGGTAGGAGTGCTGAGCATCAGTAGAGTACAGACGCCACGcagcctggaacacacacacacacacacacacacacacacacacacacacacacacacacacacgttaagcCACTAAAGAAAAATGATCCAATCATACAGCAATTTGTTACTGGGTtcagtttttattattttatttatttaactaggcaagtcattgtaaataagaacaaactcttatttacaatgacagcctaggaacagtgggttaactgccttgttcaggggccgaacgacagatttttaccttgtcagctcggggaatcgatcgtgcaaccttccggttactggtccaacgctctaacctctaggctacctgtcgccccttaTGACCTAGTCTGTTGATTGAGTGAATGATACCTGAGCTATCTGTGGTCACCTGTATAAGGTTGGCAGCAGGAGTCCTCCTCTTCTCAAAGTGCTTCTGTCTGTGCTGCTCCTGCACCTTCAGGGCAAAGCCTGACCCCAGGATACCCTGAGAGAGGGGTCAGAACGAGCGGGTCAGAGGGAGGGCCAAAGGCATGAGCTCCGATTGGCTGGGAGGGGAACTGACAGTGTTGTACACcaatgagagatgagagagactcACAGCAGGAAGGGCGAAGAAGGACACACCCAGGAGCGCGAAGCCGGCAGCTAGGAGTCGGCCCAACCAGGTGCGGGGTGTCTTGTCACCATAGCCGATGGTGGTGAGAGTAATCTGGgcgtagaaacacacacacacacacagtgtgagaaGAAGTCTTCCAGTGGTAAATACTATAACGAGCTATACTAGTAAAACAGCATGGTACTAGAGAGACCTTATTGTCTATTGGTCAGTCTCATCCTAGATCTGGAGAAAGGGGAATTTATACCCAagtcagtgggtgtgtgtgtgtcaaatcaaatgttatttgtcacatgcttcgtaaacaacaggtgtaggctaACAAATACGtatgggtccttttccaacaatagcagaattggtcaggagcccagAAGATGGCTGCTATCCAATGCAATGCAATCTttcctgtgtgagtgagtgtgtgtgtgtggtactgacCGTTCCCCACCAGAGGGAGTCTGCGTAGGTGTTGAACTCTGTGTTGACGTCCTTCTCTGCCAGGTAAACCAGGAAGGAGGCAAAGATCAGGACCAGGAAGCCAATGTACCACGCTGTAATGAGCTCCTGAGACCGGGAAcgaggggggaggggcaggtaatCATTATCATATCATCATCAAAACCATAATCAATTAACATCAATCAATATATGCCAAACATTAAAGAGCAAACCCCTCAACATCAcctgacaacacaatcaccacCATTACCACCTCACAACACAATCATCACCAcctgacaacacaatcaccaccatcatcacctgacaacacaatcaccaccatcatcacctgacaacacaatcaccattaccacctgacaacacaatcaccattaccacctgacaacacaatcaccattaccacctgacaacacaatcaccaccacctgacaacacaatcaccaccatcaccacctgacaacacaatcaccaccatcaccacctgacaacacaatcaccaccattaccacctgacaacacaatcaccaccattaccacctgacaacacaatcaccaccattaccacctgacaacacaatcaccaccattaccacctgacaacacaatcaccatcaccacctgacaacacaatcaccattaccacctgacaacacaatcaccattaccacctgacaacacaatcaccatcacctgacaacacaatcaccaccatcaccacctgacaacacaatcaccaccatcatcacctgacaacacaatcaccaccatcatcacctgacaacacaatcaccaccatcaccacctcacaacacaatcaccaccattaccacctgacaacacaatcaccaccattaccacctgacaacacaatcaccatcactaccacctgacaacacaatcaccatcaccacctgacaacacaatcaccatcaccacctgacaacacaatcaccatcatcaccacctgacaacacaatcaccaccatcatcacctgacaacacaatcaccaccacctgacaacacaatcaccaccatcaccacctgacaacacaatcaccaccacctgacaacacaatcaccaccatcaccacctgacaacacaatcaccaccacctgacaacacaatcaccaccacctgacaacacaatcaccaccatcaccacctgacaacacaatcaccaccatcatcacctgacaacacaatcaccaccacctgacaacacaatcaccaccacctgacaacacaatcaccaccacctgacaacacaatcaccaccacctgacaacacaatcaccaccacctgacaacacaatcaccaccatcaccacctgacaacacaatcaccaccacctgacaacacaatcaccaccattaccacctgacaacacaatcaccaccattaccacctgacaacacaatcaccatcactaccacctgacaacacaatcaccatcaccacctgacaacacaatcaccatcaccacctgacaacacaatcaccatcatcaccacctgacaacacaatcaccaccacctgacaacacaatcaccaccatcaccacctgacaacacaatcaccaccacctgacaacacaatcaccaccatcaccacctgacaacacaatcaccaccatcatcacctgacaacacaatcaccaccatcaccacctgacaacacaatcaccaccacctgacaacacaatcaccaccatcaccacctgacaacacaatcaccaccacctgacaacacaatcaccaccacctgacaacacaatcaccacctgacaacacaatcaccaccatcatcacctgacaacacaatcaccaccacctgacaacacaatcaccaccacctgacaacacaatcaccaccacctgacaacacaatcaccaccacctgacaacacaatcaccaccacctgacaacacaatcaccaccatcaccacctgacaacacaatcaccaccacctgacaacacaatcaccatcacctgacaacacaatcaccaccacctgacaacacaatcaccaccatcatcacctgacaacacaatcaccaccacctgacaacacaatcaccaccaccaccaccacaatcatcacctgacaacaaaatcaacaccatcaccccctgacaacacaatcaccacCTGACAACACTATAATCCTCATTACCTGACAACACAATAATCCCCATCACCTGACAACACAATAATCCCCATCACCTGACAACACAATAATCCCCATCACCTGACAACACAATAATCCCCATCACCTGACAACACAATAATCCCCATCACCTGACAACACTATAATCCCCATCACCTGACAACACTATAATCCCCATCACCCGACaacacaatcaccaccaccaAAATCACCCGACAACACaatcaccaccacaaccacctgacaacacaatcaccacCCCAACAAAATCACCACAATCACCAGACAACACAATCACCCGACAACACAATCACCACCCCAACAATCCCCCGACAACACAATCACCACCCCAACAATCACCCGACAACACAATCACCCGACAACACAATCACCACCACAATTACAATCACCACCACAATCACCTGACACCACAATCACCACCACAAAATCACCACCACAAACACCTGACAACAGTAtattcaccaccaccacctgacaACACTATAATCATCACCACCACCTGACAACAGTataatcatcaccaccaccacctgacaACAGTATAATCATCACCACCACCTGACAACAATATAATCATCATCACCACCTGACAACAGTATAATCCCCATCACCTGACAACACTATAATCCCCATCCCCTGACAACACAATAATCCCCATCCCCTGACAACACTATAATCCCCATCACCTGACAACACAATAATCCCCATCACCTGACAACACTATAATCCCCATCACCTGACAACACTATAATCACCATCACCTGACAACACTATAATCACCATCACCTGACAACACAATAATCACCATCACCTGACAACACTATAATCACCATCACCTGACAACACAATAATCCCCATCACCTGACAACACTATAATCACAGTCACCTGACAACCCTATAATCACCGTCACCTGACAACCCTATAATCACCGTCACCTGACAACACTATAATCCCCATCACCTGACAACACAATAATCCCCATCACCTGACAACACTATAATCCCCATCACCTGACAACACTATAATCCCCATCACCTGACAACACTATAATCCCCATCACCTGACAACACTATAATCACCATCACCTGACAACACAATAATCACCATCACCTGACAACACTATAATCACCATCACCTGACAACACTATAATCACCATCACCTGACAACACTATAATCACCATCACCTGACAACACTATAATCACCATCACCTGACAACACTATAATCACAGTCACCTGACAACACTATAATCACCGTCACCTGACAACCCTATAATCACCGTCACCTGACAACACTATAATCACCGTCACCTGACAACACTATAATCACCGTCACCTGACAACACTATAATCACCGTCACCTGACATCCCTGAGTGTGTGCAGTGTATTTGGCTGTTACTTTTCAGAGTGGTCATCCTAACTACCAGTCTAAGGTGGATATCGTTTCTGAGGTCCGTGACCCTAACCTTTCAGTATGTGTACAGTATCTGTGGGTGTGTTGTGTTTGGCATGACACCCACCTTCATTTTGCTTTGACCACATATCACTAATACTAGTCGTTTCatcatccactgtgtgtgtgtgtgtgtgtccaccttgCTGTGGGCGTAGACCACAGAGCCCAGTAGTTTCCAGGTGCCTCCTCGTCTGTCCATGCGTACCATCCGGAGGATCTGGAGGAACCGCATGCTGCGCAGGGCAGAGGTGGCAAAGATGTTCCCCTGGGTACCCGCTGCGATCACCGCCAACGACGCCACAAACACTATGAAGTCtatggagaaagagggggaagaaagagaggaggtgaaaggagagaagagacgaggtgaaaggagaaagaggagagagaggggggtaagaGAGAGATGCACAATGCACATCCAGTACACACACTCAGTCCCAGTAAGCTCAGACACAAATCAATAGATCATTAACTATCCATTAGCTACTGCTCTTTGGaaactatgtatgtatgtatgtatgtatgtatgtatgtatgtatgtatgtatgtatgtatgtatgtatgtaaatgCTACTCCGTACATGTATCgtaagtacagtcgtggccaaaagatttgagaacgacacaaatattaattttcagtctgctgcctcagtttgtatgatggcaatttgcatatactccagaatgttatgaagagtgatcagataaattgcaaagtccctctttaccacgtaaatgaactgaatccccccaaaaacatttccactgcatttcagccctgccacaaaatgaccagctgacatcatgtcagtgattctctcgttaacactggtgtgagtgttgacaaggacaaggctggagatcactctgccatgctgattgagttcgaataacagactggaattttgaaaaggagggtggtgcttggattCATTATTCTTCCTCTggcaatcatggttacctgcaaggaaacacgtgccgtcgtcattgctttgcacaaaaagggcttcacaggcaaggatattgctgccagtaagattgcacctaaatcaaccatttatcggatcatcaagaacttcaaggagagcggttcatttgttgtgaagaaggcttcggggcgcccaagaaagtccagcaagcgccaggaccgtctcctaaagttgattcagctgcgggatcggggcaccaccagtacagaacttgctcaggaatggcagcaggcaggtgtgagtgcatctgcacgcacagtgaggcaaagacttggaggatggcctggtgtcaagaagggctgcaaagaagccacttctctccaggaaaaacatcagggacagactgatattctgcaaaaagtacagggattggactgctgaggactggggtaaagtaattttctctgatgactcccctttccgattgtttggggcatccggaaaaaagcttgtccggagaagacaaggtgagcgctaccatcagtcctgtgtcatgccaacagtaaagcatcctgagaccattcatgtgtggggttgcctctcagccaagggagtgggctcactcacaattttgcctaagaacacagtcatgaataaagaatggcaccaacacatcctccgagagcaacttctcccaaccatccaggaacagtttggtgatgaacaatgccttttccagcatgatggagcaccttgccataaggcaaaagtgataactaattggctcggggaacaaaacattgatattttgagtccatggccaggaaactccccagaccttaatcccattgagaacttgtggtcaatccagggacaaacaaaaacccacaaattgtgacaaactccaagcatcgattatgcaagaatgggctgccatcagtcaggacgtggcccagaagttaattgacagcatgccagggcggattgcagaggtcttgaaaaagaagggtcaacactgcaaatattgactttttgcatcaacttcatgtaattgtcaataaaagcctttgacacttatgaaatgcttgtaattatacttcagtattccatagtaacattgacaaaaatatctaaagacactgaagcagcaaactttgtgaaaattaatatttgtgtcattctcaaaacttttggccacgactgtatacttACACATTATCTTGTAGgtgaatagacacacacacagacagggagagagacagagagagagagagagacagcatctTGCCTATGACACAGAAGGGTTTCCTGGCGAAGCGTAGTCTCCCCTGCCATCCTCTGTAGCGACAGCAGCAGCCAGACGCCCAAACCCTCACTACATATTCCAGACCAAACACCACGATCATCACAAACTCctgtagggggagacagagagaacaccaCGATCATCACAAACTCctgtagggggagacagagagaacaccaCGATCATCACAAACTCctgtagggggagacagagagaacaccaCGATCATCGCAAACTCctgtagggggagacagagagaacaccaCGATCATCGCAAACTCctgtagggggagacagagagaacaccaCGATCATCGCAACCTCctgtagggggagacagagagaacaccaCGATCATCACAAACTCctgtagggggagacagagagaacaccaCGATCATCACAAACTCctgtagggggagacagagagaacaccaCGATCATCACAAACTCctgtagggggagacagagagaacaccaCGATCATCACAAACTCctgtagggggagacagagagaacaccaCGATCATCACAAACTCCTGTAGGGGACGACAGATAGAGAGAACACCACGATCATCACAAACTCctgtagggggagacagagagaacaccaCGATCATCACAAACTCctgtagggggagacagagagaacaccaCGATCATTGCAACCTCCTgttaggggagacagagagaacaccaCGATCATCACAAACTCctgtagggggagacagagagaacaccaCGATCATCGCAAACTCctgtagggggagacagagagaacaccGCGATCATTGCAACCTCctgtagggggagacagagagaacactgCAATCATTACAACCTCAtctagggggagacagagggagagggtcaGTCATGGGTCATTATGAGGAAACCAATTTAACACGCACAGATCAGCATAGGGTCACAGCAAGGTCAGTTAAAGAAGCTCACCATGTGTTTACAAAATGATCATCTGTGACAATGGACAAAAAGT from the Salmo trutta chromosome 36, fSalTru1.1, whole genome shotgun sequence genome contains:
- the LOC115175493 gene encoding potassium voltage-gated channel subfamily KQT member 4 isoform X4, with the protein product MGIHLPCVHEFVMIVVFGLEYVVRVWASGCCCRYRGWQGRLRFARKPFCVIDFIVFVASLAVIAAGTQGNIFATSALRSMRFLQILRMVRMDRRGGTWKLLGSVVYAHSKELITAWYIGFLVLIFASFLVYLAEKDVNTEFNTYADSLWWGTITLTTIGYGDKTPRTWLGRLLAAGFALLGVSFFALPAGILGSGFALKVQEQHRQKHFEKRRTPAANLIQAAWRLYSTDAQHSYLTATWYFYDSMLPSFRELTLLFSHLQRRRSAKNVLHNSHNTLLSGLRPYSSPYLSGDSSKMGFRDRMRLNNSRSSQASRNKASPLPPGMSVRQSPSTENVPEATSPGKVQKSWSFNDRTRFRTSLRLKPRPPADVEGVGEDNVEDKPYCDVAMEEVIPAVKTLIRAVRILKFLVAKRKFKETLRPYDVKDVIEQYSAGHLDMLGRIKSLQTRVDQIVGRGSSYQPDNKKVRSEKGEKTPPELDLMDELSMMGRVIKVEKQVQSIENKLDLLLNFYTQCLKKGSSNFTLSSLLEPDLTSDYHSPTDHRDLFPSANTLNISHSESSNME